Proteins encoded together in one Deinococcus hopiensis KR-140 window:
- a CDS encoding nucleotidyltransferase domain-containing protein, with protein sequence MTLPPVLPVGTSIVTRLPVAAHPAGTVAVIVRAPGDPGHAYRVRFADGTEATLARAALTVRRHEKNALPDAERDFTPYIQYRCVVGSRAFGLATSESDTDLRGFYLPPARDHWGLAEVPEQLEFGEEVYWEARKFVLLALKANPNVLEVLHSPLVQRATPLATELLSVRDAFLSRLVYQTYNGYVMGQFKRLEADLRQHGEVRWKHAMHLLRLLLSGVAVLSRGEMEVHVGERRELLLAIKRGEVPWAEVERWRLSLHAEFGRAYASTPLPERPDYARVEAWLLRARHAALEW encoded by the coding sequence ATGACCTTACCCCCCGTGTTGCCCGTGGGCACCAGCATCGTGACGCGCCTGCCCGTCGCCGCACACCCGGCGGGGACGGTGGCGGTGATTGTCCGCGCCCCCGGTGATCCCGGACATGCCTACCGGGTGCGCTTTGCCGACGGCACCGAAGCCACGCTGGCCCGCGCGGCCCTCACCGTGCGGCGGCACGAGAAAAATGCCCTGCCGGACGCCGAGCGGGACTTTACGCCCTATATCCAGTACCGCTGCGTGGTGGGCAGCCGGGCCTTCGGGCTCGCCACCTCCGAGAGTGACACGGACCTGCGCGGCTTTTACCTGCCGCCTGCCCGGGACCACTGGGGTCTGGCGGAGGTGCCCGAACAGCTGGAATTCGGCGAGGAAGTGTACTGGGAAGCCCGCAAGTTTGTGCTGCTGGCCCTGAAGGCCAACCCTAACGTGCTGGAGGTGCTGCACAGTCCCCTGGTGCAGCGCGCCACACCCCTGGCCACCGAGTTGCTGTCGGTTCGCGACGCTTTCCTGAGCCGCCTGGTGTATCAGACCTACAACGGCTACGTGATGGGCCAATTCAAGCGGTTGGAGGCCGACTTGCGCCAGCACGGCGAGGTGCGCTGGAAACACGCCATGCACCTGCTGCGCCTGCTCCTGAGCGGCGTGGCGGTGCTCTCGCGCGGCGAGATGGAGGTGCATGTGGGCGAGCGGCGGGAGCTGCTCCTCGCCATCAAGCGTGGGGAAGTGCCGTGGGCGGAAGTGGAGCGCTGGCGGCTTTCGCTTCACGCTGAATTCGGCCGGGCCTACGCTTCCACGCCTCTGCCCGAGCGCCCCGATTATGCCCGGGTGGAGGCCTGGTTGCTGCGTGCCCGCCACGCAGCCCTGGAGTGGTAG
- the lipA gene encoding lipoyl synthase, which produces MTQKPSSTEPRFIKNGIYRKDSTPVREKKPEWLKVTIPTGSVYGEVRKIVKEHRLHTVCEEAMCPNIGECWSRGTATFMLMGHICTRACRFCAVDTGNPMGKLDLDEPRGVAESVQLMGLKYVVLTSVDRDDLPDGGAYHFAKTVQAIKRENPGTRVEALTPDFGGNTACVDLVLESGVDVYAQNLETVRRLTHPVRDIRASYERTLGVLAHAKKSRPDVITKTSIMLGLGETREEIREAMADCRAHGVDVLTFGQYLRPTMHHLPVERYVSPAEFDEIREEGMALGFLEVVAGPLVRSSYKAEQIVMDKPGNLPDHLAHLEGGEQLSLI; this is translated from the coding sequence ATGACCCAGAAGCCCAGCAGCACCGAACCCCGCTTTATCAAAAACGGCATCTACCGCAAGGACAGCACCCCGGTCCGCGAGAAAAAACCCGAGTGGCTCAAGGTCACCATCCCCACCGGCAGCGTGTACGGCGAGGTTCGCAAAATCGTCAAGGAACACCGCCTGCACACGGTCTGCGAGGAAGCGATGTGCCCCAACATCGGCGAGTGCTGGTCGCGCGGCACCGCGACCTTCATGCTGATGGGCCACATCTGCACCCGCGCGTGCCGCTTCTGCGCGGTGGACACCGGCAACCCGATGGGAAAGCTGGACCTGGACGAGCCCCGCGGCGTGGCCGAGTCGGTCCAGTTGATGGGCCTGAAATACGTCGTGCTGACCTCGGTGGACCGCGACGATCTGCCCGACGGCGGCGCGTACCACTTCGCCAAGACCGTGCAGGCGATCAAGCGGGAGAACCCGGGCACGCGTGTGGAGGCCCTCACGCCTGACTTCGGCGGGAATACGGCCTGCGTGGACCTCGTGCTGGAAAGCGGCGTGGACGTGTACGCCCAGAATCTGGAGACCGTGCGCCGCCTGACCCACCCGGTACGCGATATCCGCGCGAGCTACGAGCGCACCCTGGGCGTCCTGGCCCACGCCAAGAAGTCCCGCCCCGACGTCATCACCAAGACGAGCATCATGCTGGGTCTGGGCGAGACGCGGGAAGAGATTCGGGAAGCGATGGCCGATTGCCGCGCCCATGGCGTGGACGTGCTCACCTTCGGCCAGTACCTGCGCCCCACCATGCACCACCTGCCCGTGGAGCGCTACGTCTCGCCCGCCGAGTTTGACGAGATCCGCGAAGAGGGAATGGCGCTGGGCTTCCTCGAAGTGGTGGCCGGGCCGCTGGTCCGCTCCTCGTACAAGGCCGAGCAGATCGTGATGGACAAGCCCGGGAACCTGCCTGACCACCTCGCGCACCTGGAGGGCGGCGAGCAGCTCTCGCTGATCTGA
- the lipB gene encoding lipoyl(octanoyl) transferase LipB, whose protein sequence is MKDLAFDVLDLGMMPYREAWQLQREHHARVVAGGQPALLLVEHLPVLTLGRGAREGNNILVTREYLAGQGIEVLEVERGGDVTYHGPGQLVAYPIFPVGRKVRDFLRLLEAATINALETLGLPDARPNPGYAGVYVDAREVNGREYDQKIASFGVAVKRHVALHGLGLNVTTNLQHFELIVPCGLSGTQMTSVAREYELRGLSRPAGVGEAKVALTQAFHTTFATYDWSLPEALTTPPTPTLTGRPT, encoded by the coding sequence GTGAAGGACCTGGCTTTCGACGTACTCGACCTCGGGATGATGCCCTACCGCGAGGCGTGGCAACTTCAGCGCGAGCACCACGCGCGGGTGGTGGCGGGCGGACAGCCCGCGCTGCTGCTTGTGGAACACCTGCCGGTGCTGACGTTGGGCCGGGGCGCGCGCGAGGGCAACAACATCCTCGTGACGCGCGAGTACCTCGCGGGCCAGGGCATCGAGGTGCTGGAAGTTGAGCGTGGCGGAGACGTGACCTACCACGGACCGGGTCAGCTGGTGGCCTACCCGATCTTTCCGGTGGGCCGTAAGGTGCGCGATTTTCTGCGACTCCTGGAGGCAGCGACCATCAATGCACTGGAAACGCTCGGCCTGCCCGATGCCCGCCCCAATCCCGGCTATGCCGGGGTGTACGTGGACGCCCGCGAGGTCAACGGGCGCGAATACGACCAGAAAATCGCCTCCTTCGGCGTAGCGGTCAAGCGGCATGTGGCCCTGCACGGCCTGGGCCTGAACGTCACCACCAACCTCCAGCACTTCGAGTTGATCGTGCCGTGCGGCCTCTCCGGTACCCAGATGACAAGCGTGGCACGCGAGTACGAATTGCGCGGCCTCTCCCGTCCGGCGGGCGTGGGGGAAGCCAAAGTGGCCCTTACCCAGGCCTTTCATACCACCTTCGCGACCTATGACTGGTCCCTGCCGGAAGCGCTGACCACGCCACCCACCCCCACCCTCACAGGGAGGCCTACATGA
- a CDS encoding endonuclease V: MERLNACVDVDYRGEEAVAACLLFRHWKDAQPLEARTARVSPVAPYEPGQFYRRELPCLLAVLSPLLPQLGTVVVDGHVWLSPGQPPAPGLGAHLYAALGEQVGVIGVAKTAYRGAPAVEVQRGVGTRPLYVTATGIAIMDAARHVQQMHGPHRLPTLLKRVDQLCRRA; encoded by the coding sequence GTGGAACGGCTGAACGCCTGCGTGGACGTGGATTACCGGGGGGAGGAGGCGGTGGCGGCCTGCCTCCTCTTTCGCCACTGGAAGGATGCGCAGCCGCTGGAGGCCCGCACGGCGCGCGTCTCACCGGTTGCGCCCTATGAGCCGGGGCAGTTCTACAGGCGGGAACTGCCCTGCCTGCTGGCGGTGCTTTCCCCCCTTCTCCCCCAGCTCGGCACCGTGGTGGTGGACGGACACGTATGGCTGAGCCCCGGTCAGCCTCCCGCTCCCGGCCTCGGGGCCCACCTGTACGCGGCACTGGGAGAGCAGGTGGGGGTCATCGGCGTGGCGAAAACGGCTTACCGGGGCGCTCCAGCGGTGGAAGTGCAGCGCGGTGTGGGAACCCGGCCCCTCTACGTGACGGCCACCGGGATCGCCATCATGGACGCCGCCAGGCACGTGCAGCAGATGCATGGCCCACACCGCCTTCCGACGCTGCTGAAGCGGGTAGACCAGCTGTGCCGCCGGGCCTGA
- the rplS gene encoding 50S ribosomal protein L19 — MQSTVKVNRGAILRAIEQGHIKEGHPDFQPGDTVRVETKVVEGNRTRNQAYEGVVIAINGTGSRKSFTVRKISFGEGVERVFPFSSPLVAKITVLERGKVRRAKLYYLRELRGKAARIKSDRSRVMKDAARATAAKAVAQASVTGTAPAQDSPETGQGE; from the coding sequence ATGCAGAGCACCGTGAAAGTTAACCGTGGCGCGATCCTGCGCGCCATCGAACAGGGCCACATCAAGGAAGGCCACCCCGACTTCCAGCCCGGCGATACCGTGCGCGTCGAGACGAAGGTCGTCGAAGGCAACCGCACCCGCAACCAGGCCTACGAGGGCGTGGTCATCGCCATCAACGGCACGGGCAGCCGCAAGAGCTTTACCGTCCGTAAGATCTCTTTCGGTGAGGGCGTGGAGCGTGTGTTTCCCTTCTCGAGCCCTCTCGTCGCCAAGATCACCGTGCTGGAGCGCGGCAAGGTTCGCCGCGCCAAGCTGTACTACCTGCGTGAACTGCGCGGCAAGGCCGCCCGCATCAAGAGTGACCGCAGCCGCGTGATGAAGGACGCCGCCCGCGCCACAGCGGCCAAGGCGGTGGCGCAGGCCTCCGTGACCGGCACGGCCCCCGCTCAGGACTCCCCCGAGACCGGCCAGGGCGAATAA
- a CDS encoding HAD hydrolase family protein, with product MPTVIPRLPAPTLPLLLAFDLDGTLIPEQSREVPPVTVEALARLRTLGVRLAIITGRDTAPRPVREAALPDAIATNNGGRVEIGGKLHTEARFSAAELQAVLAHELGDARVIVFTRDALYVDLPAGREPEPWLQARGFRPLSEAPREGVLKVGFYHPGVADFAARLRARHPHLVLTGAQEPYTQFLTVTPENAHKGAALALIAEGLGLPLEQTVAFGDSDNDEAMLKLAGFAVQLGRLPLLTPHANAQVEGPEALGGYLHALADALEAQRSV from the coding sequence ATGCCCACCGTGATTCCGCGCCTGCCTGCCCCCACGTTGCCGCTGCTGCTTGCCTTTGACCTCGACGGCACCCTGATTCCCGAGCAGAGCCGCGAGGTGCCGCCCGTCACGGTGGAAGCGCTCGCGCGGTTGCGGACCCTGGGGGTGCGGCTGGCGATCATTACAGGGCGGGACACGGCCCCGCGCCCCGTGCGGGAGGCCGCACTCCCCGACGCCATCGCCACCAACAACGGCGGGCGGGTGGAAATCGGGGGAAAGTTGCATACGGAGGCCCGCTTCAGTGCCGCTGAGCTGCAGGCGGTGCTCGCGCACGAGCTCGGCGACGCCCGCGTGATTGTCTTTACCCGCGACGCCCTGTATGTGGACCTGCCAGCCGGGCGCGAGCCGGAGCCCTGGTTGCAGGCGCGCGGCTTCCGGCCCCTCTCCGAGGCCCCGCGAGAAGGCGTGCTGAAAGTCGGATTCTACCATCCTGGCGTCGCAGATTTTGCGGCCCGGTTGCGTGCCCGGCACCCACACCTCGTCCTGACAGGCGCGCAGGAGCCGTACACCCAGTTTCTGACCGTCACGCCCGAAAACGCCCATAAGGGCGCGGCGCTCGCGCTGATCGCCGAGGGGCTTGGCCTTCCGCTCGAGCAGACGGTGGCCTTTGGCGACAGCGACAACGACGAGGCCATGCTGAAACTCGCCGGCTTTGCGGTGCAGCTCGGGCGGCTCCCCCTGCTCACGCCCCACGCCAACGCGCAGGTCGAGGGACCGGAGGCGTTGGGAGGCTACCTGCACGCTCTGGCTGACGCGCTGGAAGCTCAGCGTTCGGTCTGA